One Nocardia sp. BMG111209 DNA segment encodes these proteins:
- a CDS encoding phosphoribosyltransferase — protein sequence MDPYPDREAAGWVLGELLRPLRTANPLVLGLPRGGVPVAAAVRGAIGGDLDILLVRKLGVPWQPELAMGAIGEGGVRVLNEDVLRHVGATEQQLAAVERDEIVELDRRGRMLRAGREPIPIAARVVVVVDDGMATGATMAAACEVVRAHRPRRLVVAVPVSSYEALHRVGSIADEVVCPLVPEMLGGVGAVYADFHQLADEEVLALLDPASP from the coding sequence ATGGATCCGTATCCCGATCGGGAGGCGGCCGGCTGGGTGCTGGGCGAACTGCTCAGGCCGTTGCGCACCGCGAATCCGCTGGTTCTGGGGCTGCCGCGCGGCGGGGTGCCGGTGGCGGCCGCGGTTCGTGGGGCGATCGGCGGCGATCTCGACATCCTGCTGGTCCGCAAGCTCGGCGTGCCCTGGCAGCCGGAACTGGCGATGGGTGCGATCGGCGAGGGCGGGGTGCGGGTGCTGAACGAGGATGTGCTGCGGCACGTCGGGGCAACCGAGCAGCAACTGGCCGCGGTCGAACGCGACGAGATCGTGGAGCTGGACCGGCGCGGCCGGATGCTGCGGGCCGGGCGCGAGCCGATCCCGATCGCCGCGCGCGTCGTGGTGGTCGTCGACGACGGCATGGCCACCGGCGCCACGATGGCGGCGGCCTGCGAGGTCGTGCGCGCGCACCGGCCGCGGCGGCTCGTGGTGGCGGTGCCGGTGTCCTCGTACGAGGCGCTGCACCGGGTGGGCAGCATCGCCGACGAGGTGGTGTGCCCGCTGGTTCCGGAGATGCTCGGCGGGGTCGGGGCCGTATACGCGGACTTCCATCAGCTCGCCGACGAGGAGGTCTTGGCGCTGCTGGACCCCGCGTCACCGTGA